In Amphiura filiformis chromosome 1, Afil_fr2py, whole genome shotgun sequence, the following are encoded in one genomic region:
- the LOC140167792 gene encoding uncharacterized protein, giving the protein MTTEYEGDTITMEYLKNHIKSVLPSLSRKDLNNVAEKLIGMGVERVQDLEFVQKEDLEKTRLNPIQARKLLTTWKPNTADGRRSIAGSAVELPTDTDHLPAEELIDKNRWLKFNVGGVMLETTRDTIDRLQSPFLSLLLDPDSEDVEPPPDGIYRIDRNPEAFQILLDYARYGRIVGNPETLGEEFLLEEIEYYKMDRSVVKCVTDYFDEKKKAPNAGGIEVEKISITEMSLNKEYKHHNSYGITHTTNIACYTSVPGGKGVCQTDVQSLFLYETAYLRFPALFRAPCLKCGHIICFADDPLIGTEGWCHKCHLCLRCQDMLCEGLSDDGDSTGQQSIQEDLIRKTAKVVFLHDPGSSNDPYDFSSPRNGKLALVPYQGGREKTPTQGKTLTFKLPKIPNVMDVPQHSVRANMYRKSNTEHPMSRSFSDFGKW; this is encoded by the exons ATGACGACAGAATATGAAGGAGACACCATTACAATGGAATACCTCAAGAATCACATCAAGTCTGTTCTTCCAAGTCTTTCTAGGAAGGATCTCAATAATGTGGCGGAGAAGTTGATCGGAATGGGAGTGGAGAGAGTGCAAGATTTGGAATTCGTTCAAAAGGAAGATTTAGAAAAGACTAGACTGAATCCGATTCAAGCAAGAAAGTTGCTTACAACTTGGAAACCTA ATACTGCAGATGGCAGACGGTCCATTGCCGGAAGTGCTGTGGAGTTACCGACAGACACTGATCATCTCCCTGCAGAAGAGCTCATTGACAAAAACAGGTGGCTTAAATTCAACGTTGGCGGCGTAATGTTAGAAACAACACGTGACACAATCGATCGCTTACAAAGTCCATTTCTGTCACTATTATTGGATCCTGATTCTGAAGATGTTGAACCGCCTCCGGATGGAATATATAGAATTGACCGTAACCCGGAAGCATTTCAGATACTTCTTGATTATGCACGCTACGGACGAATAGTTGGAAATCCGGAGACATTGGGGGAAGAATTTCTTCTTGAAGAAATAGAATATTACAAAATGGATCGATCTGTTGTGAAATGTGTGAcggattattttgatgaaaagaaAAAGGCTCCAAATGCTGGCGGAATTGAAGTTGAGAAGATTTCTATCACGGAAATGAGTCTTAATAAGGAATACAAGCATCACAACTCTTATGGAATAACACATACAACCAACATTGCGTGCTACACCAGTGTACCAGGTGGCAAGGGGGTCTGTCAAACAGATGTGCAATCATTGTTCCTTTATGAAACGGCTTATCTCAGAT TTCCAGCATTGTTTCGTGCTCCGTGCTTAAAGTGTGGCCACATCATCTGCTTCGCTGACGATCCACTCATCGGAACAGAAGGCTGGTGTCACAAATGTCATCTATGTCTTCGCTGCCAAGATATGCTTTGCGAAGGACTCTCAGACGACGGGGATTCCACAGGTCAACAATCCATTCAAGAAGATCTTATTCGAAAGACTGCCAAAGTTGTGTTCCTCCACGATCCTGGTAGCTCGAATGACCCATACGATTTTTCGTCTCCGAGGAATGGTAAACTAGCATTGGTACCATATCAAGGGGGACGTGAGAAGACCCCAACACAAGGAAAGACTCTTACATTTAAGCTACCAAAGATACCGAACGTTATGGATGTTCCACAACATAGTGTGAGGGCTAATATGTATAGGAAATCTAATACAGAACATCCGATGAGCCGCAGTTTTAGTGATTTTGGGAAATGGTGA